The following proteins are co-located in the Robbsia betulipollinis genome:
- a CDS encoding UbiX family flavin prenyltransferase, translated as MKLVVGITGATGAPVAVKLVEFLRDVGVEIHLVVSPWARTTLGVESGVGMDELQALADHVHDHRNLAASISSGSFRHDGMVIVPCSMKTLAAIRIGLADNLITRGADVTLKERRKLVLAVREAPLNSIHLENMLYLSNLGAVIFPLTPAYYHRPQSVEEINEQLAARLLDQFGLDHPASRRWRDDGAAAE; from the coding sequence ATGAAACTCGTTGTCGGCATTACCGGCGCCACAGGCGCTCCCGTGGCGGTCAAGCTCGTCGAATTCCTGCGCGACGTCGGCGTGGAAATCCATCTGGTGGTTTCGCCCTGGGCGCGCACGACCCTCGGCGTGGAGAGCGGCGTCGGCATGGACGAACTGCAGGCGCTGGCCGACCACGTTCACGACCATCGCAATCTGGCCGCCTCGATTTCGAGCGGCTCCTTCCGGCATGACGGCATGGTGATCGTGCCGTGCAGCATGAAGACGCTCGCCGCGATCCGCATCGGCCTGGCGGACAATCTGATCACGCGCGGCGCCGACGTCACGCTCAAGGAACGCCGCAAGCTGGTGCTGGCGGTGCGCGAGGCGCCGCTGAATTCGATTCACCTCGAAAACATGCTGTACCTGTCGAATCTGGGTGCGGTGATCTTTCCGTTGACGCCGGCCTATTACCATCGGCCGCAGTCGGTCGAGGAGATCAACGAACAACTCGCCGCGCGTCTGCTCGATCAGTTCGGACTGGATCACCCGGCCAGCCGGCGCTGGCGCGACGACGGCGCGGCGGCCGAATGA